The stretch of DNA GAATGTCAGGAGTTACCCTCAACCCGCATTAGAGGAAATATTCCGTGAGCAGGATTTGACGACTTTTGCAAGTCAGAATTTCATTTTAGAGTTAAAATTCTACGACCGGATGCCATATTGGGCGCGGCAGATTGTCCGTGACTTCCGGTTGCACCTCCAGTCCATTTCAAAGTATTGCAACTGTTTAGAAACTTGGCATCCGTCGATGCGGAGAATTGTGAACACACTATGAATCAATTCAGTTTATTGCCGGCGTCAGGATATCCGTTAACATCGGTAGAAATCATAATTAACATTAGTTTAGCGTTTGTCATCGGAATTGTAATTACCACAGTTTATCGATTGACCAACCGTAATCGCCCGGTGAGTACATCCCTTATTCTAACCCTCATCATCCTTTCGATGGTGGTGGGAATGGTGATGATGGTGATTGGCAACAGCATCGCTCGCGCTTTCGGATTGGTCGGAGCGTTGTCGATTATCCGGTTCCGAACTGCGGTAAAGGACAACCGCGACATCGCATTTGTCTTCTTTTCTCTAGCGGCAGGAATGGCGGCAGGTGTTGGAAACTATCCGTTAGCGGTGTATGGCACCGGCGTCATTTCGCTCTTACTCTTGCTACTCGATTACATCCACTATGGGACACCACGTGCCGGAGTGTATTTGTTGCGCTTCCAAATGGTGTTGATGGATAGCGACAAAGCAGTCGTCGAAGCGATTCTCAACAAGTATCTCGCTGTACATCATCAAATATCGGTGAAATCGGTGCGGATGGGACAATTCATGGAATACAATTACTCTGTTCGCATGAAAAACAATAACCAATTGCAGGATTTCATTGCCGACTTGTCCGCAGTAGAAGGGATGGAACGGGTAAACATGCTTGCCGACGACGAAGAACCGGAATCGTAAGCAAGCAACTTCCTTCTTGCACCTATCCGCGACATCTATCAAAACCGCTTTGATA from bacterium encodes:
- a CDS encoding DUF4956 domain-containing protein gives rise to the protein MNQFSLLPASGYPLTSVEIIINISLAFVIGIVITTVYRLTNRNRPVSTSLILTLIILSMVVGMVMMVIGNSIARAFGLVGALSIIRFRTAVKDNRDIAFVFFSLAAGMAAGVGNYPLAVYGTGVISLLLLLLDYIHYGTPRAGVYLLRFQMVLMDSDKAVVEAILNKYLAVHHQISVKSVRMGQFMEYNYSVRMKNNNQLQDFIADLSAVEGMERVNMLADDEEPES